The Bradysia coprophila strain Holo2 unplaced genomic scaffold, BU_Bcop_v1 contig_297, whole genome shotgun sequence DNA window AGACTGGTTCTACACCTAACCATTCTGATAGCCCATCCGACGCAGAACACGTTCGTACTCTATCTCCGCTTTCAAAGTCATATTCTCTGTTACATGAGTAGGTGGCCAATGCGCCATCCAAATGCCCATTTACCTGAACTCGTCCATTGGCGGGTCGATCTAAAGTATCGCACATTGGGATCGTCCTTTCCATTTCCTCTCTAAGTTCATCAAATGCCGTTTCCTTTCGAGCAACTTCTGATGCCCGTTCTAAACTGTCGGTACCCACATATTCATAATAGCAAAACAAACTGTCTCCGCAGATTTCTCTCACTTCCTCCGGCAATGTTGCCGGATCCGGATATTGCGCAATAGGTCCGAAACCAACATTCACGAAATCATCCCAACTTTTACCGTCCTCGTAGACGAAGAAGCTTTCGGTTCTATTTACCAGCCAGGTCAGTCCGAATCTATGGTGGAGCAAGCTCAAATCCCTAAGGTTCTCTGCAGTCGGTGGAATCACAAATCCATCCTGGCTCGTTAAGTCATTGTCAGGATTGTCATCGAAGTTTCCAAAGATGCCCATAAAACCTTTACCCTTATTATATTGTGCACCACTACCATATACATCGACATATGTGGAACCTCGACCTTCAACAATGATTGAAAAGCCACTTTGTAATCGTACCTCTACACGGTTACTGTCGATGACAAGGAAAACGCTATCCATAGGGAATGATACAGGAAGCGTTGAAAAACGAAGTTGCAATTCGTTTAGAAATACTAGTAAGGTTCCTGCTCGCATTTCAATTTGAACCGTTGTGTTTCCGTCCCTAACTGCAACGGCTTTGTAGAAGGAGACCAACTGGCCTATAGCATTCGGTGACATTCTTCCTTGAACTCCAAATTCGCTTCCTTCTGGACCTCGGATAAGCCAAAACTCTCCATATCCCATGAAATCATACTTGACTGATTCAAAGGTCACCATATGAGGATCTCCCCATCCGGTGCACGGATTTTCTGTCCCTGGGTATTCGTGTCCTGTATCTATGGGTCTTTTCTCGTGGAAGAGGTCACAATACTCTTGACTATTACTCTGCAAGCAACAAACCATGTAAGGCCAGATATCTGCAAAGTAATTGTGCAAGTACGAAGTGTGCTTGCTGACAAAGTTGATCCAAGCAGCTTGTGCTGGTGATGTGGTTGCGAGATTTCGAGTCAACCGGTTATATGAACATGATTGAGCGTATCCTGACTGGGTAGGCACTCGTTCATAGTACAGAACGTGATCATTTAATGCGCCATTTGCCAATTCAACCAATTGTGGTGGATATTCCGACGGAACGAAGTTTGCGTCTAATTCAACCTGACACAGGCAAGGCGGACATGGATGGATCTCTTCAGGTGGAGTAGGTACGCTTGCAAAATTCAGCCAATTTGAACACGTTTCCTCAGCCGCAGATTCATCCATCCCTACAGTTGGTGCGAACACTCTCGAAGATGCATAAATATCCGACTGTGTTCCTACCGCTCGTAAAACATAGAAATATGGGAAGAGAATATTTATAAATCTTGCTACGTTGAGAGACGAAAGCGTAACCGTCGTAGAGCCTAAATTTTGTCCAACGAGTTGAACAATCTGAGACGTTTCGAAGACTGGCTCGAAACTTTCCGCAACGTACACAGTTAATTGCATCATGATCGTTGCACCTGGGCTGAAAAATTGCGCGAAATATTCGGCATTCCAAGTTAAAGACAGTTGATTGGTGTCCCAGTTCTCAACGACTCTAACCTCAGCTAGTGGAATCGGATCGACGAATAATGTTTGTGATACTATCGCAGTTTTGAGTGCCGTTGTGGCGACTTCAAGGTCAATGTCAACACTTCCCGCGTTGATCTCTGGTGTGAGACGACAGATCGCACTTAGTCCGTCACGAGGAACTGACGGTTCTATCTCGATAGAATCACGGCCGTCGTGGAATCGAACAACACATTTGAGGTGGTCTATTTCGTCAATTCCAAATCCATCCAAGCTGAAT harbors:
- the LOC119078565 gene encoding protein mesh-like is translated as MYSLLLVLVALAGVNAEVIRTAQIIGFEMGGSQITFSLDGFGIDEIDHLKCVVRFHDGRDSIEIEPSVPRDGLSAICRLTPEINAGSVDIDLEVATTALKTAIVSQTLFVDPIPLAEVRVVENWDTNQLSLTWNAEYFAQFFSPGATIMMQLTVYVAESFEPVFETSQIVQLVGQNLGSTTVTLSSLNVARFINILFPYFYVLRAVGTQSDIYASSRVFAPTVGMDESAAEETCSNWLNFASVPTPPEEIHPCPPCLCQVELDANFVPSEYPPQLVELANGALNDHVLYYERVPTQSGYAQSCSYNRLTRNLATTSPAQAAWINFVSKHTSYLHNYFADIWPYMVCCLQSNSQEYCDLFHEKRPIDTGHEYPGTENPCTGWGDPHMVTFESVKYDFMGYGEFWLIRGPEGSEFGVQGRMSPNAIGQLVSFYKAVAVRDGNTTVQIEMRAGTLLVFLNELQLRFSTLPVSFPMDSVFLVIDSNRVEVRLQSGFSIIVEGRGSTYVDVYGSGAQYNKGKGFMGIFGNFDDNPDNDLTSQDGFVIPPTAENLRDLSLLHHRFGLTWLVNRTESFFVYEDGKSWDDFVNVGFGPIAQYPDPATLPEEVREICGDSLFCYYEYVGTDSLERASEVARKETAFDELREEMERTIPMCDTLDRPANGRVQVNGHLDGALATYSCNREYDFESGDRVRTCSASDGLSEWLGVEPVCIWTCTTCLESMEFELSHDPSDCSKFFLCSFGERFSLDCPISQSFDPETLACSADHNCNGTPGC